In Numidum massiliense, a single genomic region encodes these proteins:
- a CDS encoding M23 family metallopeptidase: protein MKEVDQRIKRRRDERIRALQEQAPYRDVRRPSPERRELRGQGKLFLQTVLSCVLLLFTYLIFQVDSATFRQAQTAIRDIMAQDFNFNDVATWYEETIGGMPAIIPTWTKNANPSGANSLQPAHWLLPLNGEVKKKYAAAHPYITIRGFQNAPVVASAEGLVAFVGEKDGWGQCVIVQHAGQFETWYGNLKQVRIKLSDWVQPQQLLGELDEVGGDVQFAVKRGGEFVDPLDVIARD from the coding sequence GTGAAAGAGGTCGATCAGCGGATCAAACGGCGGCGCGATGAACGGATTCGCGCCTTGCAAGAGCAAGCACCTTACCGCGATGTGAGGCGGCCGTCACCAGAACGCCGCGAGCTGCGGGGGCAAGGTAAGTTATTCTTGCAAACTGTCCTGTCGTGTGTACTTCTTCTTTTTACTTACCTCATTTTCCAGGTGGACAGTGCGACGTTCCGCCAAGCACAAACGGCGATTAGAGACATTATGGCGCAAGACTTTAATTTTAACGACGTCGCTACTTGGTATGAAGAAACGATCGGCGGCATGCCAGCCATTATTCCTACATGGACGAAAAATGCCAATCCATCCGGAGCAAATAGTTTACAACCAGCTCATTGGTTGCTACCCCTTAACGGCGAAGTGAAGAAAAAATATGCGGCGGCGCATCCTTACATTACGATTCGAGGCTTTCAGAATGCGCCGGTCGTCGCCAGTGCGGAAGGTCTTGTCGCCTTCGTCGGGGAAAAAGACGGGTGGGGACAATGCGTCATCGTGCAGCACGCGGGCCAGTTCGAAACGTGGTACGGAAACTTAAAGCAGGTGCGCATCAAACTGTCTGATTGGGTGCAGCCACAGCAATTGCTCGGGGAACTCGATGAGGTGGGCGGGGATGTCCAGTTCGCGGTGAAACGAGGAGGCGAATTCGTCGATCCGCTAGATGTGATTGCGCGTGACTGA
- a CDS encoding flavin reductase family protein, with product MHTPIDSKLFRETMGKFATGITVVTTPIEGDDVHGMTANAFMSVSLEPPLILVSIDRRAHTHRYIQEAKRFGVNFLHAEQAALSNHFAGKASAEVSAALKYEWHDDIPLLADCSVQIACRLWANYDGGDHTLFVGEVAGMNVLGGEPLLYYSGAYHTLKPEA from the coding sequence ATGCACACACCAATCGATTCAAAACTGTTCCGAGAAACAATGGGCAAATTTGCGACCGGAATTACTGTTGTGACGACACCAATTGAAGGCGATGATGTCCACGGCATGACGGCAAATGCCTTTATGTCCGTGTCGCTAGAACCGCCGCTCATCTTAGTATCTATCGATCGGCGGGCGCATACGCACCGTTACATCCAGGAAGCGAAGCGCTTCGGGGTGAACTTTTTGCACGCGGAGCAAGCCGCGCTATCTAATCACTTTGCCGGTAAGGCGAGTGCCGAAGTAAGTGCTGCGTTAAAATACGAGTGGCACGACGATATTCCGCTATTAGCCGACTGTTCGGTACAGATCGCCTGTCGGCTGTGGGCGAATTACGACGGCGGCGATCACACGCTGTTCGTCGGCGAAGTAGCCGGCATGAACGTATTAGGCGGAGAACCGCTACTGTACTATTCCGGCGCTTACCACACGCTCAAGCCCGAGGCGTAA
- the mreC gene encoding rod shape-determining protein MreC, whose protein sequence is MWFRLFSNRKLFILLTSLVLLLLLMGVTGNGRTELSWPEKAFKSTLAKLQGLVYKPAGAVTDFIDDLAHMGTLYEENTKLRAKLEKQIDVTDERDDLRARQKELEKLVGYYEKHKQEHIVAQVVARSADRFNDVIVIDRGMAEGIKPNMAVITHEGLIGRVESATDSMANVQLLTSSRQENLMKAPAIAAEIKERNAFGIIEGYDHDKKALILSMVDSQAKLHKGDTVITYGQSEIYPPNLLIGTVQEVGKGNYGLDQTAYVKPKASFDRLRYVMVVRDTGKLEVQKHLEENKADKRAKGGD, encoded by the coding sequence ATGTGGTTTCGACTGTTCAGCAATCGAAAGCTATTCATTTTGCTGACTTCGCTCGTGCTGTTGCTTCTTCTCATGGGCGTGACTGGCAACGGGCGTACGGAGCTCTCGTGGCCGGAAAAAGCGTTTAAAAGCACGTTGGCAAAATTGCAAGGGCTCGTCTATAAACCGGCTGGCGCAGTCACCGATTTTATTGACGACCTCGCGCATATGGGTACGTTGTACGAAGAAAACACGAAACTGCGGGCGAAGTTAGAAAAACAAATCGACGTGACGGACGAACGAGACGATTTGCGCGCCAGACAGAAGGAGCTCGAGAAGCTTGTCGGTTACTACGAAAAACACAAACAGGAACATATCGTGGCACAAGTCGTCGCCCGCAGTGCGGACCGTTTTAACGACGTCATCGTGATCGACCGCGGCATGGCCGAGGGCATTAAACCGAACATGGCGGTTATTACGCACGAAGGGCTTATTGGCCGCGTCGAGAGTGCTACCGATTCAATGGCTAACGTACAACTACTGACGAGTTCGCGGCAAGAAAACCTGATGAAAGCTCCTGCGATCGCTGCGGAAATTAAAGAGCGAAACGCGTTCGGGATCATCGAAGGTTACGACCACGACAAGAAGGCACTTATTCTTTCAATGGTCGACTCCCAAGCGAAACTGCATAAAGGCGACACGGTCATCACGTACGGACAGTCGGAGATTTACCCGCCTAACTTGTTAATCGGGACGGTTCAAGAAGTCGGCAAAGGCAATTACGGTTTGGATCAGACAGCGTATGTGAAACCGAAAGCAAGCTTCGATCGTTTACGTTACGTCATGGTCGTACGCGATACGGGTAAACTCGAGGTACAAAAACATTTAGAAGAAAACAAAGCAGACAAACGAGCTAAAGGAGGGGATTAG
- the radC gene encoding RadC family protein encodes MIRDVPVDERPRERLMQYGATALSNAELIAILLRTGTSSQSAKHLAERILSAAGGLKGLTDSSIETLTQVKGIGPAKAVQVLAGVELGRRISRALPEERFAIRSPQDAADLMMDELQHLQQEHFVCLFLNTKNEVLAKETVFVGSLNASIVHPREVFKRAISRVSAAIICLHNHPSGDPTPSREDRYVTKRLKQAGELIGIDVLDHIIIGEQRFYSMKDNGLM; translated from the coding sequence ATGATTCGCGACGTTCCTGTAGATGAACGGCCGCGCGAACGATTGATGCAATACGGCGCCACAGCGCTATCTAACGCGGAACTCATCGCCATTTTACTGCGTACCGGCACATCGTCGCAGTCAGCGAAACATTTAGCCGAACGCATCTTGTCCGCAGCGGGTGGGCTAAAAGGGTTAACGGATAGTTCGATCGAAACGTTGACACAAGTTAAAGGAATTGGACCGGCTAAGGCGGTACAAGTGCTCGCGGGCGTCGAACTCGGACGCCGCATATCGCGCGCATTGCCGGAAGAACGCTTCGCCATCCGCTCGCCGCAAGACGCTGCTGACCTTATGATGGACGAGCTACAACATTTACAACAAGAACACTTCGTATGCCTGTTTTTGAATACGAAAAACGAGGTCCTAGCGAAAGAAACGGTGTTTGTGGGCAGTTTAAACGCCTCGATCGTGCACCCGCGAGAAGTGTTCAAACGCGCGATTAGTCGCGTGAGCGCCGCGATCATTTGTTTGCACAACCATCCGAGCGGTGACCCGACGCCGAGCAGAGAGGATCGTTACGTGACGAAACGTCTGAAACAAGCCGGGGAACTCATCGGCATCGACGTTTTGGATCACATCATTATCGGAGAACAACGCTTTTACAGCATGAAAGACAACGGGCTAATGTAA
- the mreD gene encoding rod shape-determining protein MreD: protein MIQRALFIGFLFFLFLLEGTLLQWLVPDSWGTTWTFVPALSFVAILLVAIFFDERRGLIYAALFGLMHDLAFGLMLGAYTFSYVLITYYVSSVIKQFHQSNVFVVVTVVVGVILQVASVYGLFVLFGVTQMDWRLMLYKVLIPTAVFNLLFVLVMLRPLKVWVNKLKATVDEHFFR, encoded by the coding sequence ATGATACAACGCGCGTTGTTCATCGGCTTCCTCTTCTTCCTTTTTTTACTGGAGGGGACGCTCTTACAGTGGCTCGTTCCGGACTCGTGGGGAACGACGTGGACATTCGTACCTGCCCTGTCATTCGTCGCCATTTTGCTCGTCGCAATTTTTTTCGATGAGCGGCGGGGTCTTATTTACGCGGCACTGTTCGGTTTAATGCACGATCTCGCATTCGGGCTAATGCTCGGTGCGTATACGTTTAGCTACGTGTTGATCACATATTATGTCAGTTCGGTGATCAAGCAGTTTCACCAAAGTAACGTGTTCGTCGTCGTCACCGTCGTCGTTGGCGTCATCCTACAAGTCGCGTCAGTTTACGGTCTATTTGTGTTGTTTGGCGTGACGCAGATGGACTGGCGGTTGATGCTCTACAAGGTACTCATCCCTACGGCCGTCTTTAATTTACTGTTTGTTCTCGTCATGTTGCGGCCGCTAAAAGTTTGGGTAAATAAACTAAAGGCAACCGTCGATGAACATTTCTTTCGCTAG
- a CDS encoding M50 family metallopeptidase, whose translation MTDVTGAPFGKLRFRIHPCFWLVVILAVWGGYFVEIATLFALVIIHELGHVSAARYFRWRMTEVELLPFGGVAKTDEWGTVPAREEILVAIAGPAYNGAMIVFGAICYVSGLWTPDWSRYFVTANLWLGGFNLLPVYPLDGGRILQALLSYKWPYRACIVWTLRLSVAAAAVMVVVSFAPALFGAPPLVNLLLLALFLLLANVRMWRKKEYQFMRFLAQRLVQTNEVCKQCILLTSTEETLWSVVKKLKKEECHVIVVRDCHGDIRRILTEETVLRHLFGPASPHSTLGELP comes from the coding sequence GTGACTGACGTGACAGGCGCGCCTTTCGGAAAGCTCCGATTTCGCATTCACCCCTGCTTTTGGCTCGTCGTTATTTTGGCGGTGTGGGGTGGTTACTTCGTCGAAATAGCCACCTTGTTTGCACTCGTCATCATCCACGAACTAGGACACGTCAGCGCTGCCCGCTATTTTCGCTGGCGGATGACGGAAGTCGAGCTGCTGCCCTTCGGCGGCGTCGCCAAGACGGACGAGTGGGGCACGGTGCCAGCGCGCGAAGAAATACTCGTCGCTATTGCTGGACCTGCATACAACGGCGCAATGATCGTCTTTGGGGCGATTTGTTACGTGAGCGGCCTTTGGACTCCTGACTGGTCGCGTTATTTCGTGACGGCGAATTTGTGGCTGGGCGGTTTTAACTTGTTACCCGTCTACCCGCTCGACGGGGGCCGTATTTTGCAAGCGTTGCTCAGTTATAAATGGCCGTACCGCGCATGTATTGTATGGACGTTGCGCCTAAGTGTGGCCGCGGCGGCAGTGATGGTCGTCGTTAGCTTCGCTCCCGCACTGTTCGGAGCTCCACCGCTTGTTAACTTGTTATTGCTGGCTCTTTTTTTGTTACTCGCAAACGTGCGGATGTGGCGGAAGAAAGAGTATCAGTTTATGCGTTTTCTGGCGCAGCGACTCGTGCAAACAAACGAGGTGTGTAAACAGTGTATCCTCCTCACTTCAACTGAGGAAACTCTTTGGTCCGTCGTGAAAAAGTTAAAAAAAGAGGAATGCCACGTCATTGTCGTCCGGGATTGCCACGGGGACATTCGGCGCATTTTGACTGAAGAAACGGTGCTCCGCCACCTGTTTGGGCCTGCTTCTCCCCATAGCACACTAGGTGAACTGCCGTAA
- the minD gene encoding septum site-determining protein MinD, with amino-acid sequence MGRAIVVTSGKGGVGKTTTSFNIGTGLALANKRVVLVDADIGLRNLDVAMGLENRIVFDLVDVVENKCRMQQALVKDKRFDDYLYLLPASQTKEKSAVTAEQFKQLTTELKRQYDYVIIDCPAGIEQGFRNAVAGVDEAIVVTTPENTAIRDADRVIGLLEKEEIQPPKLIVNRLRPDMVRGGDIIEVDEIVQVLAIDLLGVVPDDANVIKGSNRGEPLAMDTNSRAGRAYLNISKRILGEAVPLMPLYEKTSWWKRMKKWFGNA; translated from the coding sequence TTGGGAAGAGCAATCGTTGTCACATCCGGTAAAGGTGGCGTCGGCAAAACGACGACGTCGTTCAATATTGGGACCGGTCTAGCGCTAGCAAACAAGCGGGTCGTCCTCGTGGACGCAGATATTGGTCTCCGAAATTTAGATGTCGCGATGGGGCTGGAAAATCGGATTGTGTTTGATTTGGTCGATGTGGTCGAGAATAAATGCCGTATGCAGCAAGCACTCGTCAAAGATAAGCGCTTTGACGATTACTTGTACTTGCTTCCCGCCTCGCAGACGAAGGAAAAGTCGGCAGTGACGGCGGAGCAGTTCAAACAACTGACTACGGAACTAAAACGCCAGTACGATTATGTGATCATCGATTGTCCAGCAGGGATTGAACAAGGATTTCGCAACGCCGTGGCCGGAGTCGACGAGGCGATTGTCGTTACGACGCCGGAAAACACCGCGATTCGCGACGCCGACCGCGTCATTGGGTTACTAGAAAAAGAGGAGATACAACCGCCGAAGTTAATCGTTAACCGCTTGCGTCCAGACATGGTGCGGGGCGGCGATATAATCGAAGTGGACGAAATCGTGCAAGTGTTAGCGATCGACTTGCTCGGGGTTGTGCCGGACGACGCAAACGTCATTAAAGGGTCGAACCGCGGGGAACCGCTGGCGATGGACACAAACTCGCGTGCAGGGCGCGCGTACCTCAACATCTCTAAACGCATTCTCGGTGAAGCGGTGCCTCTGATGCCACTCTACGAAAAGACGAGCTGGTGGAAGCGGATGAAAAAGTGGTTCGGCAACGCCTGA
- the rpmA gene encoding 50S ribosomal protein L27: MLKLDLQLFAQKKGVGSTKNGRDSISKRLGVKRGDGQQVSAGSILVRQRGTKIYPGFNVGRGGDDTLFAKVDGVVKFERLGRERKKVSVYPESVEA, translated from the coding sequence ATGTTAAAACTGGATCTACAACTTTTCGCGCAAAAAAAAGGTGTCGGTTCTACTAAAAACGGACGGGACAGCATTTCCAAGCGTTTAGGCGTGAAGCGCGGCGACGGACAGCAAGTGAGCGCCGGTAGTATTTTAGTCCGCCAACGCGGCACGAAAATTTACCCTGGCTTTAACGTCGGACGCGGTGGCGACGATACGCTGTTCGCGAAAGTCGACGGCGTCGTCAAGTTTGAACGCTTAGGGCGCGAACGGAAAAAAGTGAGCGTCTACCCGGAAAGCGTAGAAGCTTAA
- a CDS encoding septum site-determining protein MinC gives MEQVTRSPVVIKGTLDGLFFRLDDQCAFTDVLADLEQKLAEEQGQLLDGPDTSVRIQLGQRQIVREEERALRASFAKRPNLIITHISSEAGHYRLDHDPFKLLKKASGRVRAGQVLETDSSLLLFGDVNPGGIVRAAGHIYIFGSLRGTVHAGCSGQGSAIIVAAAMMPTQLRIATAFSRPPDEGKRHVGSMEFAYINGKHIAIEPVVHLHRVRPELVQETVTAVKLNDQFA, from the coding sequence ATGGAACAGGTAACGCGCTCACCCGTTGTGATCAAAGGCACGTTAGACGGACTCTTCTTCCGTTTGGACGATCAGTGCGCGTTTACAGACGTGCTTGCGGATCTAGAGCAGAAATTGGCAGAAGAACAGGGACAGTTGTTGGACGGACCGGATACGTCTGTGCGCATCCAACTGGGACAGCGGCAAATTGTGCGCGAGGAAGAACGCGCGTTACGCGCGTCGTTCGCGAAGCGGCCCAACTTAATCATCACGCACATCAGTTCCGAGGCGGGGCACTACCGGCTAGATCACGATCCCTTCAAACTGTTAAAGAAAGCTTCTGGGAGAGTGCGTGCGGGGCAAGTGTTGGAAACAGATAGTAGCTTGCTGTTATTCGGCGATGTGAACCCAGGGGGAATCGTTCGCGCTGCCGGTCACATCTATATATTTGGCTCGCTTCGCGGGACGGTACACGCCGGTTGTAGCGGTCAAGGCAGTGCCATTATCGTCGCAGCGGCAATGATGCCGACGCAACTCAGAATAGCGACGGCATTTAGCCGACCGCCGGACGAGGGGAAACGTCACGTCGGATCTATGGAATTTGCTTACATAAACGGCAAACACATTGCGATTGAGCCTGTCGTTCACCTACATCGCGTGCGACCGGAACTGGTTCAAGAGACCGTAACGGCCGTTAAATTAAACGATCAATTCGCATAA
- a CDS encoding M2 family metallopeptidase produces MAITEFLRRQNEALIPLYKESALTAWMSATTGEEAWSTRRERALHAYYRFFADEARFEQVMTYRQQATLDPLQRRQLDDLYINMVRNQLDGDLAARTVKMTQELSHLFTTFRPTLNGQAVTNNDLLKILKESDDSHECQEAWLASKQIAKQAERDILALVAQRNAEARSLGFDNFYHMSYATEELDLDETFALFEEVRALTEEPYQRVKREIDEQVAEKFSLPLDELRPWHYGDPFFQGAPPEPRVAVDELYQNKDLEQLTADTFASMGFDITDLLAKSDLYPRENKYPFGFCTSMDREGDVRVLVNADASQFWMTALLHEFGHAVYYKHVDRALPFLLRCHAHTLTTEGVAMFFGRLNKTPAWIDKFLCTDGEGIQGRNGGRGRASQVAAAGAHALQRELLVGMRWFLAFVFFERELYERPEQDLNRRWWEIVADIQQLHPPEETHYPDWAAKMHFSLAPVSYQNYILGELTASQLQHYIETHVSDDWFTPEVGKYLREVFFAPGARWEWQEKIIKATGEPLNAQFFGQQVARV; encoded by the coding sequence ATGGCTATTACTGAATTTTTAAGACGACAAAACGAAGCACTCATTCCATTGTACAAAGAGAGCGCGCTGACAGCGTGGATGAGTGCGACGACGGGGGAAGAGGCGTGGAGCACGCGACGGGAACGGGCGCTCCACGCCTATTACCGTTTTTTCGCCGACGAAGCGCGCTTTGAGCAAGTGATGACATACCGCCAACAGGCAACGCTCGACCCCCTACAGCGCCGTCAATTGGACGACCTGTACATAAACATGGTTCGCAATCAGCTGGACGGGGATCTCGCCGCGCGCACGGTAAAAATGACGCAAGAGCTGTCGCACCTTTTCACGACCTTTCGCCCCACCTTGAATGGACAAGCCGTCACGAACAACGATCTGCTTAAGATCTTGAAGGAAAGTGACGATTCACATGAGTGTCAAGAAGCTTGGCTCGCGAGCAAGCAGATCGCTAAACAGGCCGAGAGAGACATTCTCGCCTTAGTCGCGCAGCGGAACGCCGAGGCGCGGTCGCTCGGATTCGACAATTTCTATCACATGAGTTACGCCACCGAGGAACTAGATTTGGACGAGACCTTCGCCCTGTTTGAAGAAGTGCGTGCGTTGACAGAGGAGCCGTATCAACGCGTCAAACGGGAAATCGACGAACAGGTGGCAGAAAAGTTTTCCCTCCCGCTAGACGAACTGCGGCCGTGGCACTACGGCGATCCTTTTTTTCAAGGGGCACCACCGGAACCGCGAGTGGCGGTGGACGAGCTATATCAAAATAAAGATTTGGAACAGCTAACTGCAGACACCTTTGCGAGTATGGGCTTTGATATTACCGATCTGCTAGCGAAGAGCGACCTTTACCCGCGTGAGAACAAATACCCCTTCGGGTTTTGTACAAGTATGGATCGCGAAGGGGATGTGCGCGTCCTCGTCAATGCGGACGCAAGTCAATTTTGGATGACGGCACTCTTACACGAATTTGGCCACGCCGTCTATTATAAACACGTCGACCGCGCACTGCCGTTTTTGCTCAGATGTCACGCGCACACGTTGACGACAGAAGGCGTCGCTATGTTTTTCGGCCGCTTGAACAAAACGCCCGCTTGGATCGACAAGTTTTTATGCACGGATGGCGAAGGAATCCAGGGGCGAAACGGTGGCCGCGGCAGAGCGTCACAGGTGGCTGCTGCCGGCGCCCATGCCCTTCAGCGGGAGTTACTTGTAGGCATGCGCTGGTTTTTGGCGTTCGTCTTTTTCGAACGGGAATTGTACGAACGGCCGGAGCAAGATTTAAATCGTCGCTGGTGGGAAATAGTGGCGGATATTCAACAGCTTCATCCTCCGGAGGAGACGCATTATCCGGATTGGGCGGCGAAAATGCACTTTTCCCTCGCGCCTGTCTCGTACCAAAACTACATTTTGGGCGAATTGACGGCGTCACAGTTGCAGCACTACATTGAAACACACGTCAGTGACGATTGGTTCACCCCAGAAGTCGGCAAGTACTTACGGGAAGTGTTTTTCGCCCCTGGTGCCCGCTGGGAATGGCAGGAAAAAATCATCAAAGCGACTGGGGAGCCGTTAAACGCACAGTTTTTTGGCCAACAGGTGGCACGCGTTTAA
- a CDS encoding Spo0B domain-containing protein produces the protein MQKAAQIDEEHKLLTCLNFKRHDWLNHLQVMTGYLSLREYDRLRNYVTRVLDEAEREGQIFQIAYAPLAHYLLTYNIFAKDTAFNVHIAANVTRLKAQVGECLLQAICTFEQVIAAACTRKATDVVTIDLALHDSENKVPSGCSYVLYVDVTPPPAVYEALRNTNWALVQKQLGPWCEDVTIDWDGRTLECGVRVAGQAK, from the coding sequence ATGCAGAAAGCTGCTCAAATCGACGAGGAACATAAACTGTTAACGTGTTTGAACTTCAAGCGACACGATTGGTTGAATCATCTGCAAGTAATGACAGGATATTTGTCGTTACGAGAGTATGACCGGTTGCGCAACTACGTGACTCGCGTGCTCGACGAAGCAGAACGGGAAGGGCAAATCTTCCAAATCGCCTACGCCCCGCTCGCTCACTATTTGCTCACCTACAATATTTTTGCCAAAGACACCGCTTTCAACGTACATATTGCGGCAAATGTGACGCGCCTCAAGGCGCAAGTAGGGGAATGTTTGTTGCAAGCGATTTGCACCTTCGAGCAGGTGATCGCCGCTGCGTGTACCAGAAAAGCGACGGACGTCGTCACGATCGACTTGGCGCTACACGACAGTGAAAACAAAGTGCCTAGCGGTTGCAGTTACGTCTTGTACGTCGACGTCACACCGCCCCCCGCTGTTTACGAAGCGCTCCGAAACACAAATTGGGCACTCGTCCAAAAACAGCTCGGCCCGTGGTGCGAGGATGTAACGATCGACTGGGACGGCCGTACGCTCGAGTGTGGGGTGCGCGTTGCCGGACAAGCTAAATAA
- a CDS encoding ribosomal-processing cysteine protease Prp: MINITVKRDKVAQTVREVTLSGHAGYDDYGKDIVCAAVSSVYINIVNAVEALLHVSLTLEQQGGHAVCRVPDLKDEQVAARVQLLLETLVFSLQTIAKEYPSFVSIRDSGKE, from the coding sequence ATGATTAACATTACGGTTAAGCGGGACAAGGTAGCACAAACGGTGCGGGAAGTGACGTTGAGTGGCCACGCGGGGTATGACGATTACGGGAAAGATATCGTCTGCGCCGCTGTGTCGTCGGTTTACATCAACATCGTCAACGCCGTGGAAGCTCTGTTACACGTTTCATTAACGCTTGAGCAGCAGGGCGGTCACGCCGTGTGCCGCGTACCTGACTTAAAGGACGAGCAAGTTGCCGCACGCGTGCAACTACTTCTGGAAACACTCGTTTTTTCCTTACAGACCATTGCGAAAGAATATCCTTCTTTCGTTTCGATACGCGACTCGGGAAAGGAGTGA
- the rplU gene encoding 50S ribosomal protein L21, whose product MYAIIETGGKQYKVQEGDVLFIEKLAANEGESVQFDHVLLIANEDGVKVGSPTVAGATVSAKVEAHGRGKKLTVFKYKPKKNYHRKQGHRQPFTKVTVEKINA is encoded by the coding sequence ATGTACGCGATTATTGAAACAGGTGGAAAACAGTATAAAGTACAAGAAGGCGACGTGCTCTTTATCGAGAAGCTAGCGGCGAACGAGGGCGAATCGGTACAATTCGACCACGTGTTGCTCATAGCAAACGAAGACGGTGTAAAAGTCGGCAGCCCGACTGTCGCTGGGGCGACCGTCTCCGCAAAAGTAGAAGCACACGGACGCGGCAAAAAACTAACTGTTTTTAAGTACAAACCGAAGAAAAATTACCATCGCAAACAAGGCCACCGTCAACCGTTTACGAAGGTGACGGTCGAAAAAATTAACGCGTAG
- a CDS encoding rod shape-determining protein: MFGVTKDLGIDLGTANTLVYIKGKGIVVREPSVVAIDIDNGTIKAVGDEAKRMLGRTPGNINAKRPIKDGVIADYDTTLAMLKYFIRQAQRKRSLFGRLPNVMVCVPSGITAVEKKAVEDATKQAGARSAITIEEPFAAAIGADLPVWEPTGSMIVDIGGGTTEVAIISLGGIVTRKSIRVAGDEMDSAIIQYIKRMYNLMIGERTAEALKMEIGSAIAPEEEEFMDIRGRNLVSGLPKTLQLSSTEISEALSDTVTSIVDAVKICLEKTPPELAADIMDRGIVLTGGGALLRNMDTLLANETGMPVLVAENTLDCVALGTGRALENIHLFNSRPGATLRSDRK, translated from the coding sequence ATGTTCGGAGTTACTAAAGATTTAGGAATTGACTTAGGGACTGCCAATACACTTGTATATATTAAAGGAAAAGGCATCGTCGTACGCGAGCCTTCCGTCGTCGCGATCGACATCGACAACGGGACGATCAAGGCGGTCGGCGACGAAGCCAAACGGATGCTCGGACGTACGCCGGGCAACATTAACGCCAAACGGCCGATCAAAGACGGCGTCATCGCCGATTATGATACAACACTGGCTATGCTCAAATATTTCATCCGCCAAGCACAGCGCAAGCGGTCGCTGTTTGGACGGTTGCCGAACGTCATGGTATGTGTCCCGTCCGGGATCACGGCCGTAGAAAAGAAAGCTGTCGAAGACGCGACGAAGCAGGCTGGCGCGCGCAGTGCGATTACGATCGAAGAGCCGTTTGCCGCAGCGATCGGGGCTGACTTACCCGTTTGGGAACCGACCGGTAGTATGATTGTCGACATTGGCGGCGGGACGACCGAAGTGGCGATCATCTCCCTCGGCGGCATCGTCACGCGGAAATCGATTCGCGTCGCCGGCGACGAGATGGACAGCGCGATCATTCAATACATTAAGCGCATGTACAATCTAATGATTGGCGAGCGTACGGCCGAAGCGTTGAAAATGGAAATCGGATCTGCGATTGCTCCTGAGGAAGAGGAATTTATGGACATTCGCGGTCGCAACTTAGTAAGTGGTTTGCCGAAAACACTGCAACTTTCGTCGACAGAAATTTCCGAGGCGCTTTCCGACACAGTGACTTCAATCGTCGACGCCGTAAAGATTTGTTTGGAAAAAACACCGCCGGAACTGGCAGCAGACATTATGGATCGGGGAATTGTTCTCACTGGTGGCGGCGCGCTCTTACGCAACATGGATACCCTCTTGGCGAACGAAACGGGCATGCCTGTCCTCGTCGCGGAAAATACGTTAGACTGCGTAGCTTTGGGGACTGGGCGCGCGCTGGAAAACATCCATCTCTTTAACTCGCGTCCCGGAGCGACGCTGCGCTCTGACCGGAAATAA